The following are encoded in a window of Bacillus sp. SORGH_AS_0510 genomic DNA:
- a CDS encoding DUF47 domain-containing protein, translating into MASKKKDKFFTYLMNLSLNLKESVNYFADYEINDENDLKIFSNKMKEFEINGDIVVHDLIKDLNTVFITPLEREDILSLSLRMDDILDGLEHTAAHFEMYSILKKDKFMLNFIEAIKSCVYEIDLAITLLSAKRLKDIREHVLKIKEFESTCDHILRGSIKQLFTMENDPIHIIQYKSIYEGLEEISDSCQAVANMFDTIIMKND; encoded by the coding sequence ACAAGTTCTTTACTTATTTAATGAACCTTTCCTTAAACCTCAAGGAGAGTGTAAACTACTTTGCTGACTACGAAATCAATGATGAAAATGATTTAAAAATTTTTTCAAACAAAATGAAAGAATTTGAAATCAATGGAGATATAGTAGTTCATGATTTGATTAAAGACTTGAATACAGTATTCATTACTCCTCTTGAACGAGAAGATATTTTATCACTCTCTCTTAGGATGGATGATATTTTAGACGGTTTAGAACATACCGCTGCTCATTTTGAGATGTATTCTATTTTGAAAAAGGACAAGTTTATGCTTAATTTTATAGAAGCAATCAAAAGTTGTGTGTACGAAATTGATCTAGCGATTACCCTCTTATCTGCCAAACGATTAAAAGATATTAGAGAACATGTATTAAAAATTAAAGAATTTGAATCTACCTGTGACCACATCCTACGCGGCTCCATTAAACAGTTATTCACCATGGAAAATGACCCCATCCATATCATTCAATACAAATCCATTTATGAAGGACTAGAAGAAATTTCTGACAGCTGCCAAGCCGTGGCCAATATGTTTGACACCATAATTATGAAAAATGATTAA